The Streptomyces sp. NBC_01275 genome has a segment encoding these proteins:
- a CDS encoding SseB family protein: MANKNIPDSGFSDDDGTADPRLSAALAAWAEDRTAVGPVLAALKGARLLVPVVAVLGEVEEDEKGLRREKTSDMAVPTLKAGARTALPAFTSTDSLARWDPAARPVAVPLHQALQAAAHEKADTVVLDLAGPVAFELTGPALLALAEGRTTTDPLADPAVRDAVRDAVAAEPDVVSAHLGPGQADGTLALVLDPAAVPAEAARAVARRLAADETLRARLVRGLDLALLPAGTTPPGEPLYVRDRATRSS, from the coding sequence GTGGCGAACAAGAACATTCCCGACTCCGGCTTCTCCGACGACGACGGCACCGCCGACCCCCGGCTGAGCGCCGCGCTCGCCGCCTGGGCCGAGGACCGCACCGCCGTGGGACCCGTCCTGGCGGCTCTCAAGGGGGCCCGGCTGCTCGTCCCGGTGGTGGCCGTGCTCGGCGAGGTCGAGGAGGACGAGAAGGGGCTGCGCCGCGAGAAGACCAGCGACATGGCCGTCCCCACCCTGAAGGCGGGGGCCCGCACCGCCCTGCCGGCCTTCACGTCCACCGACTCCCTGGCCCGCTGGGATCCGGCGGCCCGCCCCGTCGCCGTGCCCCTGCACCAGGCGTTGCAGGCCGCCGCGCACGAGAAGGCCGACACGGTCGTGCTGGATCTGGCCGGGCCGGTGGCCTTCGAGCTGACGGGGCCGGCGCTGCTGGCGCTCGCCGAGGGGCGTACGACGACGGATCCGCTCGCCGATCCGGCGGTCCGGGACGCGGTACGGGACGCGGTGGCCGCCGAGCCCGACGTGGTCAGCGCCCACCTGGGGCCGGGCCAGGCCGACGGCACCCTCGCCCTGGTCCTCGACCCGGCCGCCGTGCCCGCGGAGGCCGCACGGGCGGTGGCGCGGCGGCTGGCCGCCGACGAGACGCTGAGGGCCCGCCTGGTGCGCGGCCTCGACCTGGCACTGCTGCCGGCCGGGACGACGCCTCCGGGCGAGCCCCTGTACGTAAGAGACCGAGCGACGAGGTCGAGCTAG
- the rpmI gene encoding 50S ribosomal protein L35 yields the protein MPKNKTHSGASKRFKITGSGKVLRERAGKRHLLEHKSSRVTRRLTGNAEMAPGDAAKIKKLLGK from the coding sequence ATGCCGAAGAACAAGACGCACAGCGGTGCCAGCAAGCGCTTCAAGATCACCGGCTCCGGCAAGGTGCTCCGTGAGCGCGCCGGCAAGCGCCACCTGCTCGAGCACAAGTCGTCCCGCGTGACGCGTCGCCTCACCGGCAACGCCGAGATGGCCCCGGGCGACGCCGCGAAGATCAAGAAGCTTCTCGGCAAGTGA
- a CDS encoding DUF1844 domain-containing protein, whose amino-acid sequence MSETSPSQNPEQNPETAGPGTPDYDEMTRDIAEVPAVEVIVTVAVNLLSAAAVKLGLTEEGDKYKDLDEARKLVHALAGLLDASATEISSFHAAPLRDGLKSLQLAFREASLVPDEPGQGPGEKYTGPIYG is encoded by the coding sequence ATGAGTGAGACCTCCCCCTCGCAGAACCCCGAGCAGAACCCCGAGACCGCGGGCCCCGGCACCCCCGACTACGACGAGATGACCCGTGACATCGCCGAGGTCCCGGCCGTCGAGGTGATCGTGACGGTCGCCGTCAACCTGCTGAGCGCCGCGGCCGTGAAGCTCGGGCTGACCGAGGAGGGCGACAAGTACAAGGACCTGGACGAGGCCCGCAAGCTGGTGCACGCCCTCGCCGGTCTGCTGGACGCGAGCGCGACCGAGATCAGCTCCTTCCACGCGGCCCCGCTGCGCGACGGCCTGAAGTCGCTGCAGCTGGCCTTCCGCGAGGCGTCCCTAGTCCCGGACGAGCCGGGCCAGGGCCCGGGCGAGAAGTACACGGGCCCCATCTACGGCTAG
- a CDS encoding serine hydrolase — MESSRARRSRRARPSRRRPLLYTALAAVAVLGATAGGTAYVKAQAHSGTGPASSSTAPSASASESESESTDGGTSVEPVADPEVDYDALLRTAMKAVTVSGDADVSAAVLDLDSGDGAAYGEGAFDTASIVKVDILATLLLQAQDAGRHLTATEKSYATAMIENSDNDSASALWRIIGKAKGLDAANERFGLADTAGGDDMLWGLTQTTAADQLTLLQQVFGDDSKLSEASRTYVQGLMGQIAADQHWGVSAAADGSSWALKNGWLARSTTGLWDINSIGRVTVDGHDYLVAVLSNGNTTQAKGVSLVEAAAKAAVSVFAGDSASASTTAASAADSATK; from the coding sequence ATGGAGTCTTCCAGAGCACGTCGCAGCCGCCGCGCTCGGCCGTCCCGGCGCCGCCCTCTCCTCTACACCGCGCTCGCCGCCGTCGCCGTCCTGGGCGCGACGGCGGGCGGCACCGCGTACGTGAAGGCGCAGGCGCACTCCGGTACGGGGCCCGCATCGTCGTCGACGGCGCCGTCGGCCTCGGCGTCCGAGTCCGAGTCCGAGTCGACGGACGGGGGGACATCGGTGGAGCCCGTGGCGGATCCCGAGGTGGACTACGACGCCCTGCTGCGCACCGCGATGAAGGCGGTCACCGTGTCCGGTGACGCGGACGTCTCCGCGGCCGTCCTCGACCTGGACTCCGGGGACGGCGCCGCCTACGGCGAGGGGGCCTTCGACACGGCGAGCATCGTCAAGGTCGACATCCTGGCGACACTGCTGCTCCAGGCGCAGGACGCGGGACGGCATCTCACCGCGACCGAGAAGTCGTACGCCACCGCGATGATCGAGAACAGCGACAACGACTCGGCGTCGGCGCTGTGGCGGATCATCGGGAAGGCGAAGGGCCTCGACGCGGCGAACGAGCGGTTCGGGCTCGCGGACACCGCGGGCGGCGACGACATGCTGTGGGGGCTGACCCAGACCACGGCCGCCGACCAGCTCACCCTGCTCCAGCAGGTCTTCGGGGACGACTCGAAGCTGAGCGAGGCCTCGCGGACGTACGTCCAGGGGTTGATGGGGCAGATAGCCGCCGACCAGCACTGGGGTGTCTCGGCCGCCGCCGACGGCTCCTCGTGGGCGCTGAAGAACGGCTGGCTGGCGCGCAGCACGACCGGGCTGTGGGACATCAACAGCATCGGGCGGGTGACCGTCGACGGTCACGACTACCTGGTGGCGGTGCTGTCGAACGGCAACACGACGCAGGCGAAGGGCGTCTCGCTGGTCGAGGCGGCGGCCAAGGCGGCGGTGTCGGTGTTCGCGGGCGACAGCGCGTCGGCGTCCACGACAGCCGCCTCCGCGGCCGATTCGGCGACCAAGTAG
- the mycP gene encoding type VII secretion-associated serine protease mycosin, which yields MSRSRSRTTGRTVTGRTVTGRTATGRTACRVGVLSCLLAAAVALVPPATAYADGIRAQQWALDALHTQAAWQTTKGKGITVAVLDTGVEADHPDLAGNVLTGKDMVGFGAVQGDRAWARHGTAMASIIAGHGHGYANDDGVLGIAPEAKILPVRVILEDGDPQRTKARNTRGNALAEGIRWAADQGADVINLSLGDDSASAHPEPAEDEAVQYALKKGSVVVASAGNGGDKGDHISYPAAYPGVIAATAVDRYGTRASFSTRRWYATVSAPGVDVVIADPDHKYYQGWGTSAASAFVSGAVALVKAAHPGLTPAQIKKLLEDTARNAPTGGRDDSRGYGFIDPAAAIKAAADLKTEGLQSAAYGDKYFGSGPDPAPSDDDTSSWAGTLAGGAGVVLLGTSVVLWRSRRERYESL from the coding sequence ATGAGCCGCAGCCGCAGCCGTACGACCGGCAGAACAGTGACCGGCAGAACAGTGACCGGCAGGACAGCGACCGGCAGAACGGCCTGCCGGGTCGGGGTCCTGAGCTGTCTGCTGGCCGCCGCCGTCGCCCTCGTGCCGCCCGCCACCGCGTACGCCGACGGCATCCGCGCCCAGCAGTGGGCCCTCGACGCGCTGCACACGCAGGCGGCCTGGCAGACGACCAAGGGCAAGGGCATCACCGTCGCCGTCCTGGACACCGGCGTCGAGGCCGATCACCCCGACCTCGCCGGCAACGTCCTCACCGGCAAGGACATGGTGGGCTTCGGGGCCGTGCAGGGGGACCGCGCCTGGGCCCGGCACGGCACCGCGATGGCCAGCATCATCGCCGGCCACGGACACGGCTACGCCAACGACGACGGCGTCCTCGGCATCGCCCCCGAGGCGAAGATCCTCCCTGTCCGGGTGATCCTCGAGGACGGCGACCCACAGCGCACCAAGGCCCGCAACACCCGCGGCAACGCCCTCGCCGAGGGCATCCGCTGGGCCGCCGACCAGGGCGCCGACGTCATCAACCTCTCCCTGGGCGACGACTCCGCCTCCGCCCACCCCGAACCCGCCGAGGACGAGGCCGTCCAGTACGCGCTGAAGAAGGGCTCCGTCGTCGTCGCCTCGGCCGGCAACGGCGGCGACAAGGGCGACCACATCTCCTACCCGGCCGCCTACCCGGGCGTCATCGCCGCGACCGCCGTCGACCGCTACGGCACCCGCGCCTCCTTCTCCACCCGCCGCTGGTACGCGACGGTCAGCGCGCCCGGCGTCGACGTCGTCATCGCCGACCCGGACCACAAGTACTACCAGGGCTGGGGTACGTCCGCGGCCTCCGCGTTCGTCTCCGGAGCCGTCGCGCTCGTCAAGGCCGCCCACCCGGGCCTGACCCCGGCGCAGATCAAGAAGCTCCTGGAGGACACCGCCCGCAACGCCCCCACCGGCGGCCGCGACGACTCCCGCGGCTACGGCTTCATCGACCCGGCCGCCGCGATCAAGGCCGCCGCCGACCTCAAGACCGAGGGCCTGCAGTCGGCGGCGTACGGCGACAAGTACTTCGGCTCCGGTCCGGACCCGGCCCCCTCCGACGACGACACGTCCAGCTGGGCCGGGACCCTCGCGGGCGGTGCCGGAGTGGTGCTCCTGGGCACGTCGGTCGTCCTGTGGCGCAGCCGCCGCGAACGCTACGAGAGCCTGTAG
- a CDS encoding ATP-binding protein produces the protein MSVGTSSAPGAARPAGDLAELGIDPDDLPDGLVVADEHGHVVCFNAAAQRITAVPAEEALGRRLEKALPLEDLEGRRWWQLTDPYGGLAIRVGQPERNLLLPGGREVLVTVRYVRAEPTGPVRRVVVSLRDTEARRRTERSHAELIATVAHELRSPLTSVKGFTATLLAKWSRFTDDQKRLMLETVDADADRVTRLIAELLDISRIDSGRLEVRRQPVDIGAAVGRHIQAYVAAGQPADRFLLRIEQPLPALWADPDKVDQVLSNLIENAVRHGEGTVTIDITPAASPREGEDTGTSVTVSDEGAGIPEESMNRVFTRFWRGSKRGGTGLGLYIVKGIVEAHGGVITVGRAVGGGAEFRFTLPVSAPAYLT, from the coding sequence ATGAGCGTCGGCACGAGCAGCGCACCGGGAGCGGCCCGACCCGCCGGTGACCTCGCCGAACTCGGCATCGACCCCGACGACCTGCCCGACGGGCTGGTCGTCGCCGACGAGCACGGGCACGTCGTCTGTTTCAACGCCGCCGCCCAGCGCATCACCGCCGTCCCCGCCGAGGAGGCCCTCGGACGGCGCCTGGAGAAGGCCCTGCCGTTGGAGGACCTCGAAGGCCGCCGGTGGTGGCAGCTGACCGACCCCTACGGCGGGCTCGCGATCCGGGTCGGCCAGCCCGAGCGCAACCTGCTGCTGCCGGGCGGGCGCGAGGTGCTCGTCACCGTCCGGTACGTCCGTGCCGAACCCACCGGGCCCGTCCGGCGCGTCGTCGTCTCGCTGCGCGACACCGAGGCCCGCCGCCGCACCGAGCGCAGCCACGCCGAGCTGATCGCCACCGTCGCCCACGAACTGCGCTCGCCCCTCACCTCCGTGAAGGGCTTCACCGCCACCCTGCTCGCCAAGTGGTCGCGCTTCACCGACGACCAGAAACGGCTGATGCTGGAGACCGTCGACGCCGACGCCGACCGCGTCACCCGGCTCATCGCCGAACTGCTGGACATCTCGCGCATCGACTCGGGACGGCTCGAGGTGCGCCGCCAGCCCGTCGACATAGGCGCGGCCGTGGGACGGCACATCCAGGCCTACGTCGCCGCAGGCCAGCCCGCCGACCGGTTCCTGCTGCGCATCGAGCAGCCGCTGCCCGCCCTGTGGGCCGACCCCGACAAGGTCGACCAGGTGCTGAGCAACCTCATCGAAAATGCGGTGCGCCACGGCGAGGGAACCGTCACGATCGACATCACGCCCGCCGCGTCCCCCCGGGAAGGGGAGGACACCGGCACGTCGGTCACCGTGAGCGACGAGGGCGCAGGCATCCCGGAGGAGTCCATGAACCGCGTCTTCACCCGCTTCTGGCGGGGCAGCAAGCGCGGCGGCACCGGCCTCGGGCTGTACATCGTCAAGGGCATCGTCGAAGCCCACGGCGGCGTCATCACGGTCGGCCGCGCCGTCGGCGGCGGCGCCGAGTTCCGATTTACGTTGCCCGTGAGCGCTCCGGCCTATCTGACCTGA
- the rplT gene encoding 50S ribosomal protein L20 has translation MARVKRAVNAHKKRRAILEAASGYRGQRSRLYRKAKEQVTHSLVYNYNDRKKRKGDFRQLWIQRINAAARANGITYNRFIQGLKAANVEVDRKILAELAVNDAGAFAALVEVAQKALPADVNAPKAA, from the coding sequence GTGGCACGCGTCAAGCGGGCAGTCAACGCCCACAAGAAGCGCCGGGCGATCCTCGAGGCGGCCTCCGGCTACCGCGGTCAGCGTTCGCGCCTGTACCGCAAGGCCAAGGAGCAGGTCACCCACTCGCTGGTCTACAACTACAACGACCGCAAGAAGCGCAAGGGCGACTTCCGTCAGCTGTGGATCCAGCGCATCAACGCCGCTGCCCGCGCCAACGGCATCACGTACAACCGCTTCATCCAGGGTCTGAAGGCCGCGAACGTCGAGGTCGACCGCAAGATCCTCGCCGAGCTCGCCGTGAACGACGCCGGTGCGTTCGCCGCGCTGGTCGAGGTCGCGCAGAAGGCCCTGCCGGCGGACGTCAACGCGCCGAAGGCCGCGTGA
- a CDS encoding RNA methyltransferase, with product MSPASPEPISPRSPRVAAARRLARRNFRGKERLFLAEGPQAVREAAGYGRDTLVELFATVEAAERYAEIIEEARDAGARVHLADEQVIAEISTTVTPQGLVGICRFLDTPFEEILAARPKLVAVLAHVRDPGNAGTVLRCADAAGAEAVVLTDASVDLYNPKAVRASVGSLFHLPVAVGVPVEQAVAGLRDAGVRILAADGAGEDDLDDELDKGAMGGPTAWVFGNEAWGLPEETRALADAVVRVPIHGKAESLNLATAAAVCLYASARAQRASGGCRSVTES from the coding sequence ATGTCTCCTGCCAGCCCCGAGCCGATCTCCCCCCGTTCCCCCCGTGTCGCCGCCGCCCGGCGGCTCGCTCGGCGGAATTTCCGGGGCAAGGAGCGGCTGTTCCTCGCGGAGGGGCCGCAGGCCGTGCGGGAGGCGGCGGGGTACGGCCGGGACACCCTCGTGGAGCTGTTCGCCACCGTCGAGGCCGCGGAGCGTTACGCGGAGATCATCGAGGAGGCGCGGGACGCCGGCGCCCGGGTCCACCTCGCCGACGAGCAGGTCATCGCGGAGATCTCCACCACCGTCACCCCCCAGGGCCTCGTCGGGATCTGCCGGTTCCTGGACACGCCGTTCGAGGAGATCCTCGCCGCCCGGCCGAAGCTCGTCGCCGTGCTGGCCCATGTGCGCGACCCCGGGAACGCCGGCACCGTCCTGCGGTGCGCCGACGCCGCCGGGGCCGAGGCCGTCGTCCTCACCGACGCCTCCGTCGACCTCTACAACCCCAAGGCCGTCCGCGCCTCCGTCGGGTCGCTGTTCCATCTGCCGGTCGCCGTCGGGGTCCCCGTCGAGCAGGCCGTGGCGGGGCTGCGGGACGCCGGGGTGCGCATCCTCGCCGCCGACGGCGCGGGCGAGGACGACCTCGACGACGAGCTGGACAAGGGCGCCATGGGCGGGCCCACCGCCTGGGTGTTCGGCAACGAGGCCTGGGGGCTCCCCGAGGAGACCCGGGCCCTCGCCGACGCCGTCGTGCGCGTCCCGATCCACGGGAAGGCCGAGAGCCTGAACCTCGCGACCGCCGCCGCCGTATGTCTCTATGCATCGGCCCGTGCACAGCGCGCCTCCGGAGGGTGCCGCTCCGTCACCGAGAGCTAG
- the infC gene encoding translation initiation factor IF-3 — translation MWCYQGGSISTEPRINDRIRVPEVRLVGPSGEQVGIVPLAKALELAQEYDLDLVEVAASARPPVCKLMDYGKFKYESAMKAREARKNQAHTVIKEMKLRPKIDPHDYDTKKGHVVRFLKQGDKVKITIMFRGREQSRPELGYRLLQRLASDVEDLGFIESNPKQDGRNMIMVLGPHKKKTEAMAEARQAQEARKAEAKANPGKSQNPADVDGVEGEEGDDGIEIADDAELAETPAEASAEA, via the coding sequence GTGTGGTGCTACCAAGGAGGATCCATCAGCACCGAGCCCCGCATCAACGACCGGATTCGCGTCCCCGAAGTGCGACTTGTCGGTCCCAGTGGCGAGCAGGTGGGCATCGTCCCCCTGGCCAAGGCACTGGAGCTTGCGCAGGAGTACGACCTCGACCTGGTCGAGGTGGCGGCGAGCGCCCGCCCGCCGGTCTGCAAGCTCATGGACTACGGGAAGTTCAAGTACGAGTCGGCCATGAAGGCCCGTGAGGCGCGCAAGAACCAGGCGCACACGGTCATCAAGGAAATGAAGCTCCGGCCGAAGATCGACCCGCACGACTATGACACCAAGAAGGGTCACGTCGTTCGGTTCCTCAAGCAGGGCGACAAGGTCAAGATCACGATCATGTTCCGTGGTCGCGAGCAGTCCCGGCCGGAGCTCGGCTACCGACTGCTGCAGCGTCTCGCGTCGGACGTCGAGGACCTCGGGTTCATCGAGTCGAACCCGAAGCAGGACGGCCGGAACATGATCATGGTTCTGGGTCCGCACAAGAAGAAGACCGAGGCGATGGCCGAAGCGCGTCAGGCGCAGGAGGCCCGCAAGGCCGAGGCGAAGGCCAACCCCGGCAAGTCGCAGAACCCCGCGGACGTCGACGGCGTCGAGGGTGAAGAGGGCGACGACGGCATCGAGATCGCCGACGACGCCGAGCTCGCCGAGACCCCTGCCGAGGCTTCCGCCGAGGCGTGA